ttttttgaatatagtCCGGGGAAAGTATTACatagtatcatttagtaatactatcttatatcatttttttgttgaatatactatcttataagtaagctagcattatgcattttttatttaattcatgaggTCACTTTCAAAGCAGTCAAACAACCTAGAAAATTAATAATCGAACCAACTACCTTTTTTTATTAGACCGGATATTAGTTCCACCAATAATCGTGGTCAACTTACCAACATGGTGCATATATGTCAAATTGACAAATCTACGTTTAAGTAATCCAACCTgtaagggatttagatttttttgtgaaTCTCGTGGATTGATCTATCGTAGATTGGGGttcataggtgaagtttcaagaaattgttataatttgattggtcgattgtttttaatttttatttatttaatttagatctaaaaatttaagataagtctaaaatcattaacatcacttgccatataatctaacgaatattacaaataacaatttatggaaactaattctcgaaattatagaaagattaataatgttttatttattacttttaatatttataaactataaaatacaatgaacgaaattttatataagataatcatactagttttatactctacttgatgaattgtgttcgaatataattatataataactattttacaCCGTACGaggtatgtcaatttaatattatttctcgatgaagtacatttctcgatgacggtatgtcaatttaatattatttcatgttcaataaaatttagaagtttataaatctatcaaataatgttaacccgttaaattgcttacaaaatttatttaattttttgcaagtttctaattgaatttgttttctttatcgagaaatatacttcataatttatattatttatggataatattttgatttttattatattttcttttaatatgtctacataaatgtttgtttattatttatggaaaaataatattattcacctaaaataaagaattacgaaacatatacaatataattctaattaatgataatataaaatatgttacttCTAAAAttatacactatttattccattttttgaatgaaaatatcttcgtaaacacacaaaatattttgtgacgttgcaattatacatacacacaatatctaCCTCTTCATACTGACGTTACTGTGTTCCCTCTCGTGAGGTACAGACCGAGAGGGAACATAGGGTGCGGGCTGGTCATGTTTTTATGTCCGCGTAGGATGCGGACCGGTCACCTAGTTCATAATAAAAACGTTTCTATTGTTAACGTAAGGAATTTAGCATctgatttcaataaaaaataacaacagtttgttaattattttctcGTTGGCACTgattagaatttaaatttagagCCATGCTCCATATCTAATAACCTTGAGAGTATCGACTTTGTGATTCGATGCGGTTAGCGTTTGGCTCTTCCTGCTATTGCCGCGCAGCGAAGAATCTGCTGTTCAGAGTCACAGCTCGAGCTTTATCAGGAACCACACAGAAGAATCCTAAtaatctcttctctcttctacATCAATCCCCAAACGTTAACCATCTCCGCCATCTCCACGCTCATCTTCTCCGCACCTCCAACTACTCCAACGTAGTCCTCAGCTCCAAGCTCGTCCTCGCTTACTCCAAGCTTAACCATCTCTTCCCTACCTCGCTCGCTGTCTTCTGGCACATGCCACATCGCAACATCTTCTCATGGAATATAATCATCGGTGAGTTCTCCAGATCAGGCTTTCCCTCGCAATCAATCGATTTGTTTCTTCGTATGTGGGGTGAGTCCAGCGTCAGACCCGATGATTTCACGCTTCCTCTCGTCCTACGAGCTTGCTCTGCCTCTCGGGAGGCGAGGCTCGGTGTTCATGTGCTGAGTTTGAAATTAGGATTCGGCGTGAGTTTGTTTGTTAGTTCCGCGTTAGTGATAATGTATGTTGATATTGGTGAAATTTTATATGCGCGTAAGTTGTTCGATGAAATGCTTGTGAGAGACTCTGTTCTCTACACGGCTATGTTTGGCGGTTATGTTCAGGAAGGAGAAGCTGTCTTGGGTTTGGCTCTGTTCAGAGAAATGATGTGTTATGGGTTTTCGCTAGACTCGGTGGTAATGGTGAGTTTAGTAACGGCTTGTGGACAGCTTGGGACGTTGAAACACGGGAAGAGCGTACATGGGTGGTGTATCAGGAGATGCCCTTGCTTGGGTTTGAATCTCGGCAATGCTGTTGTCGATATGTATGTGAAGTGCTCAAAGCTAGTTTATGCGCATAGAGTTTTCGTTGAGATGCCGACCCGAGACGTGATCTCTTGGAGCTCTCTTGTTTTGGGTTATGGGTTGGACGGGGACGTTGTCATGTCGGTTAAACTGTTTGACGAGATGCTCGAGGAAGGAATCGAGCCCAATGCTGTTACTTTTCTTGGTGTCTTATCAGCATGTGCACACGGTGGCCTTGTGGACAAGTCTTGGCTGTATTTCAGACAGATGCACGAGTATAAGATAGTTCCCGAGTTGAAACACTATGCTAGTATGGCGGATTGTATGGCTAGAGCAGGTCTTTTGGAGGAAGCAGAGAAGTTTATGGAAGAAATGCCCGTGGAAGCTGATGAGGCTGTTATGGGTGCGGTGTTGAGTGGGTGCAAGGTGTATGGGAATGTACAAGTAGGGGAAAGAGTGGCAAAGAAGCTGATCCAACTTAAGCCAGGGAAAGCTGGGTACTATGTGACGTTGGCTGGTCTATATACAGCTGCAGGTCGGTTTGACGAAGCTGAGAGCCTGAGGCAGTGGATGAAGGATAAGCAGATTTCTAAGGTTCCCGGATGTAGCTCAATATAAAGATGGATACATTGTTTCCTGGGATTTTTATGTGAAAGATCACCAGAAGCGCCGTTATACAAAACTGCATTTGTGTTTATGCAGATTGGTATGATCCAACCGTCAAGTTGGTGAAACTATAACTAGACTTTTGATGAGGAACTGAAATCAAGGAGAAAAATATTGACAAGCTCATTAAAAAACTCTAGACATTTGCACAAAAATAAAGCAAGGTAAACAGTGGCAGAGCTAGGATAATTTTTTAAGGACACTGTAATTAcattaaattgtttattatcaaataaattattaatttttaaattacttgaattatctaataatatttcaaatcttCTACAatgaatatttagttattttaactttttttttgtcgtcaactattacagactcatactgactctgtaaaccaaatcagTTGATCTGCATCtatgtgaacgacaaaagacggttgtttcctagcactgcgtgctagtctATCTGCCATTATATTTTGCGTCTttggtacatagatgatctctgaTCTGGTGAAGCTCTCTTTTAGGGTCTTGACATCCTCCAAGTAATTTGCAAAAGCTGGATATTATAAAACCAAAGTAGTAGTACATCAAGCAAGAGATTGCTAAAGTTAGAAgaagtttctttttaaaattaaaaaaaattatcattagtATAACTAGAAAACAATGCTCAAATCAGTTTTTACAGTCAGCATCTGTTTTTACACAAGAAATTGTCGGGTTTAAGATTGATTTTTAGGCTAGGTTTATTAGAAAACCAGTAATTCAacattcttatatatatacagcaataattatatttaagtgAGAGCACTATAACTGCAACTTAATATCAAAGTTAAAACTAAAGAGGTTTGCTGATATATGCTGagttaattttgattttgagaacaaaaaaggttaattaaaaattattcagCAGAGTTCTAGttgtcaaaaaataataattgagtgaatatacataatatagttcaataatataaaaattccaATAATAATTGAGTGAATATACATAATTAACGAACTAAAGTTGAATATTTTACCATCAAAAATTTCAACTGAAAGAGgtcatgaaaaataaataagagcAATTACCGAATAATGATTCTCATATgatataaaaaatcattaaaagaaaaaagatataaagaaaatacttaattaaaacatataaaactaGAGAAACACAACTGAGAAATCGTTGAGTGTGTAGAAATGAAACCATATCTAATACTAGAACTTACAATATAAACAATTAGACTTTCAAATCAAAAACATTGTGCTGTATAACTAACTGACATCCCACAGTGCAGAAAAACCACtagaaacataaatattttgtgattaTTTATTACTTTCATTATagtcaattttttaaatatatactatatataaataaataaattttaaaatcatattctaAGAAATAATCAATAacatttatttagaaaattgtaGTTGTTTATTTAGATAATATGGTTTACCTAATCTACAAATATAGTAGCATATGAAGAATcaataatgtatatttttatcaCAGTAATTTGACTATTTTCCCACATTTACTAAATAAGCAATTACTAGGTGATAATCCACGCCATACGCGGAGTTAAGAGACTTATAGTTTATCACTTTAAAT
This genomic interval from Brassica napus cultivar Da-Ae chromosome A6, Da-Ae, whole genome shotgun sequence contains the following:
- the LOC125575795 gene encoding pentatricopeptide repeat-containing protein At4g14170-like — protein: MRLAFGSSCYCRAAKNLLFRVTARALSGTTQKNPNNLFSLLHQSPNVNHLRHLHAHLLRTSNYSNVVLSSKLVLAYSKLNHLFPTSLAVFWHMPHRNIFSWNIIIGEFSRSGFPSQSIDLFLRMWGESSVRPDDFTLPLVLRACSASREARLGVHVLSLKLGFGVSLFVSSALVIMYVDIGEILYARKLFDEMLVRDSVLYTAMFGGYVQEGEAVLGLALFREMMCYGFSLDSVVMVSLVTACGQLGTLKHGKSVHGWCIRRCPCLGLNLGNAVVDMYVKCSKLVYAHRVFVEMPTRDVISWSSLVLGYGLDGDVVMSVKLFDEMLEEGIEPNAVTFLGVLSACAHGGLVDKSWLYFRQMHEYKIVPELKHYASMADCMARAGLLEEAEKFMEEMPVEADEAVMGAVLSGCKVYGNVQVGERVAKKLIQLKPGKAGYYVTLAGLYTAAGRFDEAESLRQWMKDKQISKVPGCSSI